The Rufibacter sp. DG15C region AATTTGGAGCTGGGAGAATGTTGGGAGTGTTTCAAGGGCAGTCAGACTGGTGCCGTCATCGGCTACTTGCCAGCAGTAGTGATGCAGGCCGTTGCTGATGAAGAGGTAGGGGGCTTTGATAGTCTGGTTATAGACGGCCACTTGTTGAATGGTAGTGGTGGTCAAGGACACGTGCGGGGCTTTGCATTCCACTAGTAGCAAAGGGGCTCCTTGCTGATCAAAGACACAGAGATCGGTACGCTTCTGGAGTTTGTTGTAAGTAGTGCCTCTTTCCAGGCCCATGAGGCCCAAGGGGTATTGGAGGTGCTGGTGCAGAAAGTGAACCACGTGCTGCCGTACCCATTCCTCTGGAGTTAAGACTAACCATTTCTTACGCACTATGTCGTAAATACAGGTTTTACCTCCAGAATCCTTAAGTTTGTAATTAAACGCCGGTAACGTCAGCTGCTCCATCCCTCAAAGGTAGCATTTGTTGAGATTCCGTTTACCGGGTGTTTTCCTGAATTAGAGCAAAAAATAGACTATGAAGACAAAAAAAGACATTGTAGAGAACTGGTTGCCCCGCTACACGGGCAGGCCATTAGATGAGTTTGGCGAATACATCCTGTTGACCAACTTCCTGAATTACGTGGTCATGTTCTCTGAGCAGTTCGGCGTAGAGATGAAAGGCTTGGACAAGCCCATGCAAACCGCCACCGCAGAGAACATCACCATCATCAACTTCGGGATGGGAAGCGCTATGGCCGCCACGGTGATGGATTTGCTTTCTGCCGTTAAGCCAAAGGCTGCTTTGTTCCTAGGCAAATGCGGTGGTTTGAAAAAATCCAAGCTAGGTGATTTGATCCTGCCAATTGCGGCCATCAGAGGCGAGGGTACGTCCAATGACTATCTTCCGCCAGAAATTCCGGCTTTGCCTTCTTTCCGTTTACAGCGTGCGGTTTCTTCCATGATCAAAAAGCACGAGCTGGATTACTGGACGGGTACGGTTTACACCACCAATCGCCGCGTTTGGGAGCATGATGAGAAGTTCAAGGAGTATTTACGCTCCATCAGAGCATTGGGCGTGGACATGGAGACGGCTACCATCTTTGTGGTGGGCTTTATCAATGAGATTCCGCATGGCGCGCTCTTGCTGGTTTCTGACAACCCTATGACGCCAGACGGCGTGAAAACCTCTGAAAGCGACTTGAAGGTAACCGCAGATTACGTGACCCGTCACTTGCAGATTGGCATTGATTCCTTGTTAGAGCTTAGAGACTCTGGTGAGTCTGTGAAACACTTGCGCTATGACTAAGAAACTGACGCATTGGGGCCTTGGGGCCCTTTTGTCCGCTTCGCTCCTCTCCTCCTGCAAAGGCACCAGCGGTGACCAGGCTGATTTATTGGTGTACAACGCCAATGTCTACACGGTCAACCAAGAGTTTGCCAAAGCCCAAGCCATCGCCGTGAAAAACGGGAAGATTGTAGCTGTTGGCACCAATGATGAGCTGAAAGCTAAATACAAAGCCACTGAGGAAATAGATGCTCAAGGGAATCCCCTTTATCCGGGCTTTATAGATGCACATGCCCACTTTGTAGGCTATGCCACCAACCAGCGCGAAGCTGACTTGGTAGGTACCACTTCCTTTTCTGAGGTAGTGCAGCGTTTGCAAAAGCACCGTCAGGAATATCCATCGGCGGCTTGGTTGACGGGACGCGGCTGGGACCAGAACGACTGGCAGGTAAAGCAGTTCCCAACTAAAGATACACTGGACAAGCTATTCCCAGACACCCCGGTTATCATTGAACGCGTGGACGGACACGCCTCCCTGGCCAACCAGAAAGCTTTGGACCTGGCAGGCGTAACGGCCAAGACTCCACAAGTGACGGGCGGCAAGATTGAAATCAAGGATGGAAAGTTAACCGGTATACTAGTGGACCGTGCCGCGGATCTGGTGGTATCAAAGATTCCGGCCTTAACTTCTGCGGAGTACACCCAGGTTTTGAAGGAAGCGGAGCAGAACTTGTTCGCTGTGGGCTTAACGTCTGTGGTGGATGCCGGTTTGCCTAAGGCCTCCGTGGATTTGATTGATTCGCTTCAGAAAAAGGAGGAGTTGAAGATTCGGGTGTATGCGATGCTAAGTCCTACCCCAGAGAACAAAGCGCATTATTTCAAAAACGGCCCATACACCACAGATAGATTGAACGTGCGGTCTTTCAAGGTGTACGGTGATGGTGCATTGGGTTCCAGGGGCGCTTGTCTGTTGCACCCGTACGCAGATAAAAAAGACGAGACCGGTTTTCTGTTGTTGAAGCTACAAGAGTACAAAGACCTGGCAGATGAGTTGTACAAGCACAACTTTCAGATGAACACGCACGCCATCGGGGATTCTGCCAACCGCACCATCTTGCAGATTTACGGTAACCTGCTAAAAGGCAAGAACGACAGACGCTGGCGCATAGAGCACGCGCAGGTCGTAAACCCGGCTGATGTTCCTTTGTTCGGCAAATACAGCATCCTGCCATCCGTGCAACCTACGCACGCCACTTCAGACATGTACTGGGCCGGTGACCGTCTAGGCATGGACAGATTGAAGCATGCGTATGCATTCAAAGCATTGCTACAGCAGAACAACATGATTCCGTTGGGCTCAGACTTTCCGGTAGAGCATATCAATCCGTTGTTTGGTTTCCATGCGGCCGTGGCCAGACAAGACGCTAAGAATTACCCGAAAGGCGGGTTCCAGATGGACAATGCTCTGACCAGAGAAGAAGCCTTACGTGGCACCACCATATGGGCCGCCTACGCCAACTTCGAGGAAAACCAGAAAGGCAGCCTGGAAGTAGGGAAAGTTGCTGACTTCGTGATTCTTGAGCAGGACATCATGACCGCTAAACCAGAAGCCCTACGCGACGTGAAAGTGCTCGCCACCTATGTGAACGGCGAAAGGGTTTACGGCAAAAAGTAATCTCATTTTTCTGCTCTTTTCCAGAAAACAAGCTAAAAACGCCACTTCGTAAAGAGTGGCGTTTTTATTTACAGACTTAAGTTTCGTACTCCTGCAAAAGCCTCCAGTATACGCATAGGTAAGCGTTTCAATTCTTAATCAAGATTCCAATCAGCGACTTACAACTGTCAAATTAATTGATATTGATACCAAATATTAAGCCTCCGTTTTTGGCCTACTTTCTGGAAAGTAGGCCAAAAACGGAGGCTTTAAAAGTTTATCGAGCTTTAAGCTAAGACCGGCACCTGCTCTTCCACTCCAGAGAGTTTCCGGCTTTTGATGGTAAGCAGGATGATCAGCCCAATCACAAAGAAGACCAACAAAGTCAAGATACTGTTGCGCATAGACCCGAAGATCTGTTGGGTTACCCCAAACGCCAAACTTCCCAAGGCCAAGCCCACCTTGTCACAGATGTCATAGAAACTGAAGTAAGAGGCATGGTCGGTGGTTTCTGGCAGCAGTTTGCTGTATGTTGACCTGGACAAAGCCTGTATCCCTCCCATCACGGCGCCCACCACAAAAGCCAGCACGTAATACTGGGTCCCTGTCGTGATGAAATAAGCGGCAATGGTAATTCCCACCCACACGATCACAGTTATGGCAATGGCCTTAATATTGCCAATGCGGCCAGAAAGCCAGGCAAAGAAATACGCCCCGCCAATGGCCACTGCTTGTATAATCAGCAATACAGTAATTAAGGACTCGGTTGGTAGGTTAAGCTCTTTAGAACCAAACAAAGACGCCACGTACATTACCGTCTGCACGCCCATGTTGTAAAAGAAAAAGGCTAATAAAAAGCGCTTGAGCAAGGGCAGGTGCTTGAGTTGTCGTAAGACAATACCTAATTCTCTAAATCCATTCAGCAGGAAATTGCCTTTGGTCTCTTTTTGGTAAGGGTTGTGCGGCAGGTACGCAAAGGAGTATTGCGCAAATCCAAACCACCACAACCCCGTCATCAGAAACGATATGCGGGCAGGCAAGGCAGAATCAGAAATGCCAACGGTTTCAGGAAAGAGAACCAAAACCAAAGACACGATCAGCAAAATCATGCTGCCAATGTAACCCAAGGAAAAGCCTCTGGCACTAAGCTTATCAAACTGGTCCTCAGTTGCTATCTCAGGTAGATACGCATTGTAAAACACAATACTACCGCTGTAGCCAATGGCCGCAATCATGAACAGCAAGACCGAAATTGAAAACGTCTGCTCTGTAAAAAAGAACAAGCCCATGCACGCCATGGAGCCCATATAACAGAAAAATCGCATAAAGGATTTCTTATTGCCACCAGAGTCTGCCAAGGCCGTAAGCAACGGACTTAGAAATGCAATTATCAAAAAAGCCCCCGTCAAGGCATAACTGTAGAGCACTGAAGCCGATATGTCCAAACCAAAGAAA contains the following coding sequences:
- a CDS encoding MFS transporter, with the protein product MDKLIKNDPKITRAWCFYDWANSVYSLVITTAIFPIYYVALTKKETGDQVSFFGLDISASVLYSYALTGAFLIIAFLSPLLTALADSGGNKKSFMRFFCYMGSMACMGLFFFTEQTFSISVLLFMIAAIGYSGSIVFYNAYLPEIATEDQFDKLSARGFSLGYIGSMILLIVSLVLVLFPETVGISDSALPARISFLMTGLWWFGFAQYSFAYLPHNPYQKETKGNFLLNGFRELGIVLRQLKHLPLLKRFLLAFFFYNMGVQTVMYVASLFGSKELNLPTESLITVLLIIQAVAIGGAYFFAWLSGRIGNIKAIAITVIVWVGITIAAYFITTGTQYYVLAFVVGAVMGGIQALSRSTYSKLLPETTDHASYFSFYDICDKVGLALGSLAFGVTQQIFGSMRNSILTLLVFFVIGLIILLTIKSRKLSGVEEQVPVLA
- a CDS encoding type I restriction enzyme HsdR N-terminal domain-containing protein, which translates into the protein MRKKWLVLTPEEWVRQHVVHFLHQHLQYPLGLMGLERGTTYNKLQKRTDLCVFDQQGAPLLLVECKAPHVSLTTTTIQQVAVYNQTIKAPYLFISNGLHHYCWQVADDGTSLTALETLPTFSQLQIELDALRK
- a CDS encoding AMP nucleosidase, producing the protein MKTKKDIVENWLPRYTGRPLDEFGEYILLTNFLNYVVMFSEQFGVEMKGLDKPMQTATAENITIINFGMGSAMAATVMDLLSAVKPKAALFLGKCGGLKKSKLGDLILPIAAIRGEGTSNDYLPPEIPALPSFRLQRAVSSMIKKHELDYWTGTVYTTNRRVWEHDEKFKEYLRSIRALGVDMETATIFVVGFINEIPHGALLLVSDNPMTPDGVKTSESDLKVTADYVTRHLQIGIDSLLELRDSGESVKHLRYD
- a CDS encoding amidohydrolase, with product MTKKLTHWGLGALLSASLLSSCKGTSGDQADLLVYNANVYTVNQEFAKAQAIAVKNGKIVAVGTNDELKAKYKATEEIDAQGNPLYPGFIDAHAHFVGYATNQREADLVGTTSFSEVVQRLQKHRQEYPSAAWLTGRGWDQNDWQVKQFPTKDTLDKLFPDTPVIIERVDGHASLANQKALDLAGVTAKTPQVTGGKIEIKDGKLTGILVDRAADLVVSKIPALTSAEYTQVLKEAEQNLFAVGLTSVVDAGLPKASVDLIDSLQKKEELKIRVYAMLSPTPENKAHYFKNGPYTTDRLNVRSFKVYGDGALGSRGACLLHPYADKKDETGFLLLKLQEYKDLADELYKHNFQMNTHAIGDSANRTILQIYGNLLKGKNDRRWRIEHAQVVNPADVPLFGKYSILPSVQPTHATSDMYWAGDRLGMDRLKHAYAFKALLQQNNMIPLGSDFPVEHINPLFGFHAAVARQDAKNYPKGGFQMDNALTREEALRGTTIWAAYANFEENQKGSLEVGKVADFVILEQDIMTAKPEALRDVKVLATYVNGERVYGKK